Genomic DNA from Lutibacter sp. A80:
ATGTAAACTTGCATTCCAACTTTCTTTAACATCGCACCAATGACAACCAACATCACAACCACCAATTCTAATAAAATACGCTGCTTTTCCAGTATGAAAACCTTCACCTTGGATTGTATAAAATTCTTCCATTAAAGGTAACATTTTACCCGAATTTATTTGTTGTTGTGTTTCTTCATTTATCATGCTGCAAATATAGACATAAACACGAACAATAAATAAATAGAATATAATTTCTGTTGAAATTTTTAATTTGAGTTTTAAATCTTATTTTTATCGAAATTTTTAAGATGGAAAGAAAAGAAGCTTTTATTAATCAGATTTCAGAGGGATATGCTACTAAAGGTGATTATATTACTTTTGGTTCAGCAATATTGGATGGTGAAACAATTAAAGATGCCTTTGTAAAAGTACCCTTAAAAACATTAAATAGACACGGGCTTATTGCAGGAGCAACCGGAACAGGTAAAACAAAGTCGTTACAAGTAATGGCTGAGAATTTATCAGAAAAAGGAGTTCCAGTGCTTTTAATGGATATAAAAGGTGATTTAAGTGGATTGGCAAAGGCAAGTTCTGGTCATAAAAAAATTGATGAAAGGCACGCTGCAATTGGATTGCCTTTTGAAGCTAAAAATTTTCCTGTTGAAGTATTATCAATTTCAGAACAGGAAGGAGTTAGATTGAGAGCAACTATTTCGGAATTTGGACCTGTTTTATTATCAAGAATTTTAGACTTAACAGAAACACAAAGTGGAATAGTTTCAATTATTTTTAAATACTGTGATGATAATAAATTACCTTTATTAGATTTAAAAGATTTAAAAAAAATATTACAATATGTAACTGCTGAAGGTAAAGAAGAAATACAAGCTGAATACGGAAGAATTTCAACAGCAAGTACAGGTGCAATTTTAAGAAAAATAGTAGAAATTGAACAACAAGGTGGTGATTTGTTTTTTGGAGAACGTTCTTTTGATGTAAAAGACTTAGTAAGAACAAATGCTGAAGGAAAAGGGATAATATCAATATTGCGTTTAACAGATATTCAAGATAAACCAAAATTGTTTTCTACTTTTATGTTACAATTGTTAGCAGAAGTGTATTCAACATTTCCGGAGCAAGGAGATAGTGGGAAACCTGAATTGGTAATTTTTATTGATGAAGCTCATTTAATTTTTGATGAAGCTTCAAAAGCATTATTATCTCAAATAGAAAGTATTGTTAAATTAATTCGTTCTAAAGGAATTGGATTGTTTTTTGTTACGCAAAATCCAAAAGATGTTCCAGAAGATGTGCTAGCGCAGTTAGGGTTAAAAGTTCAACATGCTTTAAGAGCATTTACCGCAAAAGATAGAAAGGCAATAAAATTAGCAGCTGAAAATTATCCAGATTCTGAATATTATGATGTTGATGAGACTTTAACTCAATTAGGTATTGGGGAAGCTTTTGTTTCAGTATTAAATGAAAAAGGTATTCCTACACCATTAGCAGCTACAATGATGCGTGCTCCAATGAGTAGAATGGATGTGCTAACGGATAAAGAGTTGAAGCAATTGATTGATACTTCTAGGCTATATTATAAATATAATGAAACTATTGATAGAGAAAGTGCTTATGAAATTTTAAATGAAAAAATAGAGGCAATTAATAAAAAAGAAGCGATTGAAATAAAAAATAAAAAAGCTTCAAAATCGTCAAAAAGTAAAAGTAAACAAATGAATCCTATTTTAAAAGTTGTAACAAGTGCAACATTTATTAGAGGGGTTTTAGGAATATTAAAACGCGTTATATAGTTCTACTAAAAAAGAACGTTAACGTTATATAAATTATATAAAATTGTAATTAAATTATGTCATTGTTAAAAAATTGTTTTATAGTATTAATATCATTAATATTTATTCAATGTGGGAAAAAAAATGAATTTCTAATTGAAAAAGGGAATGTAGGTTCTTTAAATAGGCAAACTACTATTTTAGATTTAAGGACAATTTTTAAGACAGATTCTATAGCATCAAATTCTCCAGAAGAAAATGAATCTTCAGAGGATAAAATATTTTCTCTTGATAAAGAAGAATATGTTATTTTTTCTAAAGAAGGAAAAAAGTTACTTGAAATAGTTCCTTCTAATCAAAATGATTCTTTATCAAAAATAAGAAGTATTCAAATTTTTGATTCAAACTATTTTACAGAAAAAGGAATTTCATTAAAATCAACTTTTAAAGATATAAATGAAAACTATATGATAGATAAAGTAGAAACTACTTTAACATCTGCAACACTATTTATAGATGAATTAAATGCAACTATTTCAATAGACAAAAAAGAGCTAGGATTGAATACGTTTAGTAGAGAAGAAGTAACTATAGATCAAATTCCAGATATAGCAAAAATTAAATACTTTACTATTTGGTTTAACTAATTTCAATAAAATAATGAACAGTTTATTGAAACTTGGTTTTAAATTAAATGTTCTTTAGGTAATTTAAACTCTAAATACTAGTCATAAAAAAAATCTGAACAATATTGTTCAGATTTTTTTATTTTAATAATTTGTTACTAATAGAATAACAAATTATAATTTTTAAGAATTTCTATTTTATAGAAACACTAGATTTTTCTTTAACTACGTTAGATTCAGGTTTTAATACAATTCCTTTAATACGAACTCTTTTTGTAGGTTCTGTAGCATTAGAAAAAATTGTAATTGTTTTATTAAAACCTCCAATTCTATTAGTTGCATATTTTACTTCAATTTCACCAGTTTTACCAGGCATAATTGGATCTTTTGGTTTTGTTGGAACCGTACAACCACAACTTGATTGAATTCTTGAGATTATTAAAGGAGATTTTCCTGTGTTTGTAAATTTAAAAGCACGAACACCATCAGCGTTTTGTTCAATTTTTCCATAATCTATCACTTCTTGTTCAAATTCAAATGCTGGTGCATTTGGGTCAACTTTAGTTCCGTTAGTGTTTGTTTCTTGTGCATTTATAGAAAATGCTGCAAATCCTATAAATAATAGTGTTATAAATTTTTTCATAATTTAAATTTAAGATTGTAAAGTTAGTTATTTTTTTAAGCTTTCAAAATATTTTATGTTAAGGCTTATAATTGTACATTTGCATTCTGTATTACAAATATTAGACCAAAAATGAGTTTAGCAACAAAATATAATCCAAAAGACATAGAGGATAAGTGGTATAACTACTGGATGAATAACAATTATTTTTATTCTACTCCAAATGAAAAAGAACCTTACACAATTGTAATTCCTCCTCCAAATGTTACAGGAGTTTTACATATGGGACATATGTTAAATAACACCATTCAAGATGTTTTAATTAGACGAGCACGATTAAAAGGTAAAAATGCTTGTTGGGTACCTGGAACTGATCACGCATCAATTGCTACAGAAGCAAAAGTTGTTGCTAAATTAAAAGAGCAAGGCATAAATAAAAGTGATTTAACACGTGATGAGTTTTTAAAACATGCTTGGGAATGGACAGATGAACATGGTGGTATTATTTTAGAACAATTAAAAAAGTTAGGAGCTTCTTGTGATTGGAAACGTACAAAGTTTACAATGGATAATGACCTAAGTGAAGCCGTAACAAAAGTTTTTATAGATTTATATAATAAAGGATTAATTTACCGTGGTTATAGAATGGTAAATTGGGATCCTTCAGCAAAAACAACTTTAT
This window encodes:
- a CDS encoding helicase HerA-like domain-containing protein, which translates into the protein MERKEAFINQISEGYATKGDYITFGSAILDGETIKDAFVKVPLKTLNRHGLIAGATGTGKTKSLQVMAENLSEKGVPVLLMDIKGDLSGLAKASSGHKKIDERHAAIGLPFEAKNFPVEVLSISEQEGVRLRATISEFGPVLLSRILDLTETQSGIVSIIFKYCDDNKLPLLDLKDLKKILQYVTAEGKEEIQAEYGRISTASTGAILRKIVEIEQQGGDLFFGERSFDVKDLVRTNAEGKGIISILRLTDIQDKPKLFSTFMLQLLAEVYSTFPEQGDSGKPELVIFIDEAHLIFDEASKALLSQIESIVKLIRSKGIGLFFVTQNPKDVPEDVLAQLGLKVQHALRAFTAKDRKAIKLAAENYPDSEYYDVDETLTQLGIGEAFVSVLNEKGIPTPLAATMMRAPMSRMDVLTDKELKQLIDTSRLYYKYNETIDRESAYEILNEKIEAINKKEAIEIKNKKASKSSKSKSKQMNPILKVVTSATFIRGVLGILKRVI
- a CDS encoding DUF1573 domain-containing protein — its product is MKKFITLLFIGFAAFSINAQETNTNGTKVDPNAPAFEFEQEVIDYGKIEQNADGVRAFKFTNTGKSPLIISRIQSSCGCTVPTKPKDPIMPGKTGEIEVKYATNRIGGFNKTITIFSNATEPTKRVRIKGIVLKPESNVVKEKSSVSIK